AAAGACAAACAGAGCGGACAGATGCAGGAGCGTACCGAGTGGCATCGGGTCGTATTCTTCAACCGTCTGGCTGAAATTGCGGGCGAGTATCTGCGCAAGGGTTCAAAGGTTTACATTGAGGGCTCCCTGCGTACCCGCAAGTGGCAGGGACAGGATGGCCAGGATCGCTACACGACTGAAATTGTAGCCAGCGAGATGCAGATGCTGGATGGACGCGGTGGTGAAGGGGGTGGTGGTTACCAGCAACCTTCACAGGGTGGCGGTTATGCACCTCAGGGCGGCGACATGGGCTATGGTCAGCCACAACAATACAATCAGGCACCGCCACAGCAGGCTCCGCGTCAGCAGCCGGCACAACAGCCTGCGCAACAACCTCAGCAGCCAGCCCCGGGTTTTGATGACTTTGATGATGACATCCCGTTCTGAGAGCTGATCCACGCGACTGCAGCAATACCTGTTCAAAGGCCCCGCAACGCGGGGCTTTTGTGTCTGTTGCAGGGCACTTTTTTCATATCGGGCAGGTGTGCAGGGGCAGAGTTTGCGGTATGCTCGAAATGAACCGGGCTTGCCCCCGAACTTTCATTCCAGTAACAGGTGAACATCCCGTCAATGGTGGCCAGCGCCTATACAACATCAGCCAAGGTTCTCATCTGCGGAGCGGATGGCCAGATTGGTCATGCTCTGGCGGAGCTGTTGTTGCAACAGCAGGGGCTTGAGTGTATCGCCCTGGGACGACGCAAACTTGATGTGACCGACCCTGAGCAGATCCGACAGCAACTTGAACGACACCTGCCTGACTACGTGATCAACTGTGCCGGCTTCAACCGGGTTGATGATGCCGAACGGCAGCCTGATCAGGCCTTGGCCGTGAACAGTGCTGGCGCGGCCAGCCTTGCTGCCGCCTGTGCGCTGCTCAGTATCCCGCTGCTGCACCTGTCCTCGGACTATGTCTTCGATGGCCACTATGCCAGTGGCTACAGTGAGGATGACGCTGCCTCCCCGCTGGGCGTATTTGGGCGCAGCAAGTGGGAAGGTGAAGAATCCGTGCGCAACCTGCACTCTCAACATCTTATCCTGCGTGTGAGCTGGGTGTTCAGTGCCCGTGGTGACAATTATCTTTTGCGTACACTGGAGCAGGCGCGGCATGAAGCCATGATTGAGGCGGTTGATGACCGGCGTGGCTGCCCTACCTCGGCTGAAGATGTGGCGCGTGTCATCCTAGCCATCCTGCGCCAGCTGACCTGCGGTATTGATGTGTGGGGAACCTATCACTATTGCGGTGCTGAAATCACCTCCCGTTATGGCTTCAGTGAGGCGATTCTGGCCGCGGCGCGGCAGTATGAGGAGCTTGCTGTACAGGAACTTCGTGCCGTAGCATCGGCTGATTATCCGGCTGCTGCACAGCGGCCGGCTTCATCTGTGCTCAAGTGCCGTAAGCTGCTCAGTACCTTCGGTATTCGTCAGCGTCCCTGGCGCAGTGAGTTGCAGCGCGTCATTCGGGAGCATTACGGCGAACTCTAAATGTTCGCCGTATACCTTCACATTTTAAAACAGCCCAAGGCTGGCAGAACGCGTCAAAGCCACTGCCAGAATATACCCCAGACACAACAGTGCCGCGACCAGAGCCAGCAGGCGTGTTTTCATTGTTTTGCCACGCTTCAGCGCAACCGTTCCAAAACCAATATATCCGACCAGACCCAGTATCTTGGCTGTGAGCCAGTGATGGGTGAGCGGGTATTGCGACAGCACCAGCATCAGGCCGATCGCACTGACCAGCAGCAATGTATCGATCACATGGGGGAAAATCTTGAGCCAGCGAGCATTGAGCGCCTTGGGCCAAACCAGCATAAGTGCTGCGCGCAACATGAACAGGATGATACTCAGTCCGACCATGGTCAGGTGTGCATGTTTAAGCATCAGGTAAGTATTCAATGCCGGTTTCCTCAACTATTGCAGGCGGGTGGGTGTTGGATGGGCTTCACTATACCTGCGGCATGTCTGATTTGAAATTCGCCTTTGCCTGCAGGGTAATGTTTTACCTCCCGTTGCACTGTAAAACGGGCAGTAACAGGGTAAAATGTGCAACTTTTCAGCAGCCGCTAGAGGCGTGACATACGCGAATGAATGCTCAGACTCTGACACCGGATCCCTATCAGTCCATCCGCCCCTACCGGGATGATGAAGTCGAGGCGGTACTTCAGCGGCTGGTGCGCGACGACGAATGTATCTCGGCCCTGACACGCTACCAGTTTCCCAGGGCTTCCGGCCCGCTGGGCTGGCTGCTGCGTCCACTGGTGCGCATTGCTGTGGCAGCACGAGTTGGCGAGATCGAAAGCATAGATGGTTTCCAGCAGCTGGTGGCCGATTACATGCAGAAAATGATCGGACGCACCACAACGCGGGTTAGCTGCTCGGGTATTGAGCGTTTGGACCCCAACGAAGCTTATCTGTTCGTATCCAATCACCGTGACATCGCCATGGACCCGGCGTTTGTGAACTGGGTTCGCTATAAGGCTGGCATGTCGACGGTGCGCATTGCGATCGGTGATAACCTTCTGCGCAAACCCTATGTGTCGGACCTGATGCGGCTTAATAAAAGCTTCATCGTTAATCGCTCTGCCAAGGGGCGAGAGATGATGTCGGCGCTGACTCAACTCTCTTCCTACATCGATCACAGCATCAGCAATGGCCACTCAATCTGGATTGCGCAGCGCGAGGGGCGGGCGAAGGATGGCAATGACCGTACAGATCCGGCATTGATGAAAATGTTCTACATGTCGCACCGCAAGCAGCGCAGCCTGGGCGAGATGGTGGGGCGGCTCAACATTGTACCGGTATCCATTGCCTATGAGCTTGACCCCTGTGATGCGCTCAAGGCTCGTGAGCTGGCCGCTGTTGCGCTGCACGGTGCATACGAGAAATCTGAATACGAGGATATCAGCAGTATTGTCCGAGGCATTACCGGCGACAAGGGGGAGGTTCACATCGCTTTTGGTACTCCGCTGAGTGGCGAGTTTGAAACCCCTGAGCAGATTGCCGCTGAAATCGATCGTCAAATCCACCTCAATTACCGGCTGCACCCAAGCAATCTTGCTGCTGCCGGCGAGGCGGTCAGTGTCGAGCAGCAGCAGGCCTTTGACGCGCGCCTTGAAAGTGTGAGCGATGAGGAGCGGCCGTTCCTGCGTCAGATGTACGCCAACCCGGTCTTCAATCATCACAATGCCAGCCAGGGGGAGAGCTGATGCCTGCTCAACGCTCTGGGGGCATGCGGCTGTATCTGCGCGGCCTGCTCTATGCGGTTGGCTTTTACCCGTTGACAATGCTGTTTGCGATCCCCTGTTTGCTGATTGGCCCATTGCTGCCGTTTCGGGCCCGGTTCAAGTTTCTGACCCTGATCAATTATTTTTATATCGATTGGTTGCGCATCTGCTGTGGTTTGGGGGTTGAACTGAAGGGGCGTGAGCATCTTCCAAAAGAAGGTGCGTATGTGGTTGTGGCCAATCATCAGAGCGAGTGGGAGACGCTGTACTTCCAGACACTCATTCGGCCTCAGGCCGTGGTGCTCAAGCGCGAGCTGCTACGAATCCCGCTGTTCGGCTGGGCACTGGCACTGTTGCGTCCGATCGCGCTTGATCGCAGCAAGCGGCGCGGTGCGCTGAAACAGCTGCTGGAGCAGGGGCAGCAGCGGCTGGACAGCGGTATTCCATTGCTGATTTTCCCGCAGGGTACACGTGTACCTGTGGGGCAGATGGGCAAGCTGAACAAGGGCGGTGCGATGCTGGCCGTGAGTCGCGGTGTACCGATTGTACCGGTGGCACATAATGCGGGTCTTTACTGGCCCGGTAACTCGTTCGTCAAGTATCCCGGCACCGTGCAGGTCAGTGTAGGTCCCGCGATCCAGACGGAAGGGCGCAGTGTGGATGAAGTGCATGCTGAAGTAGCAGGCTGGCTGGAGCAGACCATGCGAGAGCAGGGCAGTCTGGAGTAAGCTAAGGTTGAATTCGGCCCATAAAAAAGCCGCTCCATTATGAGCGGCTTTTTTATGGGCCAGCCAATGGGGCTGGCCGCAGTATCAGCCTTCGTATTTCTCGAACACCAAAGTTGAGTTGGTGCCGCCGAAGCCGAAGCTGTTGGACATGACGCGCTTGAGCTCGATGTTGTCCTTGCGTTCCGTGACAACCGGCATGCCGGCCGCTTCCGGATCCAGTTCTTCGATGTTGGCCGACGCACAGATGAAGTTGTTCTGCTGCATCAGGATCGAGTAGATCGCTTCCTGTGCACCGGTGGCGCCCAGTGAGTGACCGGTGAGTGACTTGGTAGAGCTGACCGGCGGCATCTTGTCACCGAAGGTCTGCTTCATCGCCTTCAGCTCCTGAATGTCACCAGCCGGAGTGGAGGTGCCGTGGGAGTTGATGTAGTCGATGGGGCCATCTACGGTGGCCATCGCCTGCTGCATGCAGCGAATGGCGCCTTCACCGGACGGTGCAACCATGTCGTAGCCGTCGGAAGTAGCGCCGTAGCCAGTCAGCTCAGCGTAAATCTTGGCGCCACGAGCTTTGGCGTGCTCCAGTTCTTCGAGCACCAGCATGCCGGCACCACCTGCGATCACGAAACCGTCGCGATTGGCGTCATAAGCACGAGACGCTTTTTCCGGAGTATCGTTGTACTTGCTGGACAGCGCGCCCATGGCGTCAAACATGACACTCAGCGACCAGTGCAGCTCTTCACCACCACCGGCAAAAACAACGTCCTGCTTGCCGAGCTGGATCTGCTCCATGGCGTTACCGATGCAGTGTGCACTGGTCGCGCAGGCTGAGGTGATCGAGTAGTTGACACCCTTGATCTTGAACGGAGTTGCCAGACAGGCGGAGACGGTGGAGCCCATGGTGCGGGTAACGCGGTAGGGGCCTACGCGGCGGACACCTTTTTCACGCAGAATATCAGCGGTTTCAACGATATCGGCTGAAGATGCACCCCCTGAGCCGGCGATCAGGCCGGTACGGACATTGGAGATCTGGTCTTCGCTCAGGCCGGAATCTTCAATCGCCTGCTTCATGGCCAGGTAGGCATAAGCCGCAGCGTTGCCCATGAATCGACGCAGCTTGCGATCGATCAGGCTGTCCAGGTCGATATCGATGCTGCCCGCAACCTGACTGCGGAAGCCAAGCTCCTTGTACTCCGGCTGAAACTTGATGCCGGAGCGCCCCTGCTTCAGTGAGTCCAGAACTGTTTCCAGATCATTTCCCAGGCAGGAAACGATCCCCATACCGGTCACAACGACGCGTCGCATGTGTAGCCTCTCTTCAATCGTTCAGAAATATACTGTCTTATTATATGGCAAGGTTAACGGGTCGAAGTTCAGGCTCAGAAGTTATCTGTCTGCTTGAACAGGCCGACACGCAGGTCCGTGGCAGTATAGATGGTACGGCCGTCAACAGACAGTGAACCATCGGCTATACCCATAACCAGCTTGCGCTCGATGACACGCTTGAGTTCGATGTGATAGGTCACCTTGCTGGCGGTGGGAAGCACCTGACCGGTGAACTTGACTTCACCGGAGCCCAGTGCGCGTCCGCGTCCTTCATTGCCGCGCCAGCCGAGGAAAAAGCCTACCAGCTGCCACATGGCATCAAGACCGAGACAGCCCGGCATGACAGGGTCTCCCGGGAAGTGGCAGTCAAAGAACCAAAGGTCTGGGCGGATATCGAGTTCGGCGATGATCTCACCCTTGCCGTACTGACCACCATCGGTGTTGATGTCGATGATGCGGTCCAGCATCAGCATGTTGCCGACCGGCAGCTGGGCATTGCCTGGGCCGAACATCTCGCCATGGCCGCACTTGAGCAGCTCTTCACGTTCAAAGGAGGAGGGTCTAGTCATAGGAAACCGTATATCCAAGGCATTTCATAAAATTTGCCCGATTATACCGATTTGACTGCCTGCAGGCACGGCCTGTGTGCCCTTATTTGATCGATATCGGATCAGATGGGGGATTTTAGCGGCTGCAAAGGCTCAAGTTGCACGCCGCAGTCGAGCTGCAGCGTGCTCAGGGATCAGCTGGTGCGGCGGGTTGCCATCTGTGCCAGGGTGGTGAGTGTCTCACGGAAAGAACTGGCCGGCAGTGCTTCCAGCGCGGTAATGGCGCGACTGACTTCGGCTTCGGCCTGCTGACGGGTGTAGTCGATTGACCCTGTGCGCTGCACGATATCCAGTACCGGTTGCAGATCGTCCAGACCGCCTTCGCGAATAGCGCCACGAATCAGTTTGCGCTCAGTCTCGCTGCCGACTCGCATGGCGTGGATCAGTGGCAGGGTGGCCTTGCCTTCCGCCAGGTCATCACCGACATTCTTGCCCATGGTGGCGCTGTCGGACAGATAGTCCATCAGGTCGTCCACCAGCTGGAAGGCGATACCCAGGTGGCGACCGTACAGTCGCAGTGCTTCGCGCTCCTCTGCGCTGGCATCGGCCAGAATGGCGCCAACTTCGGTAGCAGCCTCAAACAGCATCGCCGTTTTGCCGAGAATGACCTGCATGTAGGACTCTTCGGAGGTGTCCGGGTTGCGCTGATTCAGCAGCTGTAACACTTCACCTTCGGCGATTACGGTAGTTGCATTGGAGATCACCTGCATGATCTCCATGCGGTTTATCTCGACCATGATCTGGAAAGCGCGGGAATAGAGAAAATCACCCACCAGTACGCTGGGCGCATTGCCCCATTTGGCATTGGCGGTTGCATTGCCACGGCGCAGCTCTGAGTTATCCACAACATCGTCGTGCAGCAGGGTAGCGGTATGGATGAATTCGATTACGGCGGCCAGCGGAATGTGCTGCTCGCCCCTGTAGCCGCAAGCGTTGGCGCTGAGCAGTACCAGCAGCGGGCGCAGTCGCTTGCCGCCGCCGGCGACAATATAGTGACCGATCTTCTCGACCAGGGGCACAGTCGACCCAAGGTGGTTAAGAATATAATCGGTTACCGCATCGAACTGCGGCTCTATGGTCGGATTAAGCTGGTGTGGCTGCATGGGCGGGGTTCTGTATGTGGACTGAACACCCGCCGCATGCTAGGGGGCTGGGAGAAGGGTGTCAAGCCGAGCTGGGAGACGGGCGTCGGGGCGGGGGATTTGGCAAGGATTGCGCTTGCCTGTGGCGAGGGACTCGGGTAAAATTGCGCGCCTTAAACCTGTCCACGATCGCTCCCTACCATAGGGTGTCCAGAAGTCTTCAGACTTCGGCCATTAGAAGTAGGTTTCGTTTCCAGTAGCCGGGCAGGTTAATACTTGGAGAAAAGCATGTTTGCAGTAATCGTAAGCGGCGGTAAACAGTACCGTGTGCAGGAAGGACAGACACTGAAGCTGGAAAAACTGACTGCTGAAGCAGGTTCCAGCGTTGAGTTCGACCGCGTTTTGCTGGTCGGTAACGGCGACGACGTTAAGGTCGGTGCTCCGGTTGTTGAAGGTGCCAAAGTGGCTGCAGAAGTTGTAGCTCACGGCCGTGGTGACAAGGTCACCATCATCAAGTTCCGTCGCCGCAAGCATCACATGAAGCGTCAGGGTCACCGTCAGTGGTTTACAGAAGTTAAAATCACTGGCATCAGTGGCTGATCAACCGAATTAGGAGATTGAATAATGGCTCATAAGAAGGCTGGTGGTTCAACGCGTAACGGCCGCGACTCACAATCAAAGCGTCTGGGCGTAAAGCGTTTCGGTGGTCAGGCCGTTATCGCGGGTAACATTCTGATCCGTCAGCGTGGCACCAAGTTCCACGCCGGCACCAACGTTGGTCTGGGCAAGGATCACACCCTGTTTGCAACTGCAAACGGCGTGGTCAAGTTCGAGGTCAAGGGTCCGAACAACCGTAAATATGTGAGCGTCGTTCCTGCCTGAGCAGTGATCTGATACTCGCATCGAAAAGCTCCGCCCAGGCGGGGCTTTTTTCGTTTGCAGGCGGCCGTGCGCAAGCGTCCGGCTGTCCCGCCCGGATTGAGGGGGTGTACTCCTCTGATCCCGGGATGAATGAAAGTTGGAGGTAATGATGAAATTTGTAGATGAAGCGACCATCACAGTGGAAGCTGGCAAGGGTGGTAACGGCTGTCTGAGCTTCCGGCGTGAGAAATTCATTCCAAAGGGCGGGCCTGATGGCGGAGATGGCGGTGATGGTGGCTCGATCTGGGTTGAGGCGGATGAATCGCTCAATACGCTGATCGACTATCGCTTTACCCGCCGATTCAAGGCGCAGAACGGTGAATCCGGCAGCGGGCGCAACTGTACCGGCTCCAAGGGGGAAGATCTCATCCTGAAGGTGCCTGTGGGTACAACAATAGTGGATGTCGATACCGGAGAGGTGTTGGCGGATCTAACCCGTATTGGTCAGCAGGACAAGATTGCTCAGGGCGGTTTTCATGGCCTGGGTAATACGCGCTTCAAGAGCAGTGTCAACCGCGCACCACGCCAGACCACCAAAGGCAGTGAAGGCGAATTGCGCAACCTGCGGCTGGAGCTGAAAGTATTGGCCGATGTAGGGTTGCTGGGTCTGCCCAATGCGGGCAAGTCCACCCTTATTCGCTCCATCTCGGCAGCCAAGCCGAAGGTGGCGGATTACCCGTTTACAACGCTGGTGCCCAACCTTGGCGTGGTGCGCACCGAAGCGCATCGCAGCTTCGTGGTGGCCGATATTCCGGGCATCATCGAAGGTGCGGCCGAAGGCGCGGGGCTGGGGATTCGCTTCCTCAAGCATCTGGCGCGCAACCGGGTGCTGCTGCATCTGGTGGATATGGCGCCCTGGGATGAAACTACGCCCGCGCAGGCGGCGGTGACCGCCGTGAACGAACTTGAAAAATTCAGCCAGACGCTGGCGCAACAGCCGCGCTGGCTGGTGCTGAACAAGCTGGATATGTTGCCTGAAGAGGAGCAGGATGCAGCCTGTCAGGCCGTAATCGACGCGTTGGGCTGGGAAGGTCCAGTGTATCGAATTTCAGCGCTGAACAAGCTGGGGCTGACGCCGCTGGTGCATGATCTGCAGGATTTTCTGGATGCCCGTGCGGCAGCAATAGCGGAAGATCCGGAACTGCTCGAGCAGGAGCGGCATACGCGTGCACTGATCGATGAAGAGGCGCGTGAAAATCTGCAGCGTCTGCGCATGGAGCAACGGGCGCGTCGCATGGCGGATGATGGCCTCGATGATGATGACTTCGACGATGATGATTACGATGTCGAAGTGGAGTATGTACCCTGACGGAGAAGGTATAAGGTGACAGCGGGACGTAATGGTCTGACCCAGCGCGGGCGCTGGGTGGTCAAGATTGGCAGTGCGCTGCTGACCAATGATGGTCAGGGGCTGGATCAGGTCGCCATTGCGCACTGGGTGGACCAGCTGGTTGAGCTGACGCGCAGTGGTGTCGAGGTGGTGCTGGTGTCTTCCGGCTCGGTGGCTGAGGGAATGACCCGGCTGGGCTGGGCTGGGCGTCCGCGCGAGATTTACCGCCTTCAAGCGGCAGCGGCTGTCGGTCAAATGGGGTTGGTGCAGGCCTATGAAACCAATTTCCGTCGTCACGGCATGCACACGGCCCAGATATTGTTGACCCATGATGACCTGTCCAATCGCAAGCGCTATCTCAATGCTCGCTCCACGCTGCGTACTCTGATCGAGCTGGGTGTGGTTGCAGTGGTCAACGAAAACGATACCGTTGTCACCAGTGAGATTCGCTTCGGTGATAACGATACGCTGGGGGCATTGGTGGCCAACGCGGTCGAAGCGGATGTGCTGGTACTGCTGACTGATCAGCAGGGGCTGTATACCGCTGATCCGCGCAGCAATCCCGATGCAGAGCTGATCAGTGAAGCGATGGCGGAGGATGAGCGACTGGTCGCCATGGCTGGAGATGGTGGTCGGCTTGGACGCGGTGGCATGGCGACCAAGGTGCGTGCAGCCAAGCTGGCAGCGCGCTCTGGTGCACTGACGCTGATTGCCAGTGGGCGCGAGCCGGATGTGCTGCTGCGGCTCCACCGCGGTGAGCTGATCGGTACTCTACTGTTGCCTGAGAGAGAGCCCATGGCGGCACGCAAGCAGTGGATTGCCGGGCACCTGCAGGCGCGCGGTACGCTGGTGCTGGATGCTGGTGCCGTGATGGCGCTGGCGGAACGGGGCAAGAGTCTCCTGCCTGCTGGAGTGCGCTCGGTCAGCGGTGATTTCTCGCGTGGCGAGATGGTGATGATGATGGACGAGCAGGGGCGTGTGGTTGCACGCGGGCTGGCAAATTACGGCGTAGAGGATGCGCGTCGAATTATCGGTCGTCCCAGTCGCGAAATCGAGTCATTGCTGGGCTTCATGGGCGAGGAAGAGCTGGTGCACCGCGATAACCTGGTGCTGGCCTGAGGTCGGTACCTCGCGGCGTTATTACAGTGGCTGAATGGCAGGCACAAAAAAACCGGCAATTGCCGGTTTTTTTATGCTGACAAGGTAGTGACTTATGCCATTGCCTTGATGCGAGCAGTCAGGCGGCTCTTGGTGCGGGCGATCTTGTTCTTGTGGAAGATGCCTTTGGTTACAGAGCTGTCCATGATCGGCTGAGCGACCTTGAACGCTGCTTCAGCAGCAGCCTTGTCACCGCCGTCGATGGCAGCGATTACTTTTTTCATGTACGTGCGCGCCATGGAGCGCAGGCTAGCGTTGTGTTGACGACGCTTCTCCGCCTGGCGAGCGCGTTTTTTGGATCCTGCGGAATTAGCCACGGTCCGGCTCCTTTGATAATTGGGTTGATCAGATTACGACGATGCGAGTGCCGAAAATTAGACGCGACATTATTCATGTCCGGCCGGTCGATGTCAACCTTTACGCGCGTCGTCTTGAATCCACTTTGTCTGTCTGGCAAAGGGGGATATGATCGGCGCACATTTTTTGCATTTCAATAAAGGGGTCAGTGTGACAGACAAGGCGAAACGGGGCGGTGTCGGGCTACTGCGCTCCAGTGGCGTTGTGGGCATCATGACCATGATGTCGCGAGTGCTTGGCCTGGTGCGTGATGTGGTGATTGCCAATTACTTTGGTGCCAGTGGCAGTGCCGATGCCTTCTTTGTCGCATTCAAGATACCCAACTTCCTCCGCCGTCTGTTTGCCGAGGGCGCTTTCTCCCAGGCCTTTGTGCCGGTGCTGTCCGAGTATCGCAGCCAGCGAGATCTTGCCGCGGTCAAACAGCTTGTTGATCGCGTTGCCGGGGCGCTGGGTTCGGTGCTGGTGCTGGTCACGGTAATTGCGGTGGTAGGAGCGCCTGTGCTGGCTGCTGTTTTTGCGCCGGGCTTTTACATGGCCGGTGGCGAAAAGTTTGAGCTTGCCGCCGACATGCTCAGAATCACCTTTCCCTATCTGTTGCTGATCTCTCTGACTGCTTTTTGCGGCGCCATTTTGAACAGCTACGAGCGCTTCGCCATTCCGGCCTTTACCCCGGTGCTGCTGAATCTTTGCCTGATCGGTTCGGCGGTTTGGCTCAGCCCCTGGTTCGAAACCCCCATCATGGCGCTCGCCTGGGGAGTGCTGATGGCTGGCGGTGTACAGCTGCTGTTCCAGTTGCCGTTCCTGGCGCGGCTGCGGCTGTTGCCGCTTCCGAAGGCTGATTTCAAGGATGAGGGGGTGCGCCGAATTCTTAAGCTGATGCTGCCGGCACTGTTCGGCGTCTCGGTGGCGCAAATCAATCTGCTGCTGGATACCGTGCTGGCCTCTTTCCTGCAGACCGGCAGTGTGTCCTGGCTGTACTACTCCGACCGGCTGTCGGAGCTGCCGCTGGGGGTGTTCGGCATCGCTATCGCTACCGTGATTCTGCCCAGCCTGTCCCGCATTCATGCCGAAAAGAGTCCGGAACGTTTTGCCCATACCCTCGACTGGGCGATCCGCATGATTCTGCTGATCGGTCTGCCCGCTGCGCTGGCGCTGGCGGTGCTGGCCGAGCCGCTGATCGCAACCCTGTTCCATTACGGTGAGATGACCGATCGGGATGTGCAGATGGCCGCCATGAGCCTGCGAGCCTATGCTTTCGGTCTGCTGGCGTTCATGCTGATCAAGGTGCTGGCACCGGGCTATTTTGCTCGTCAGAATACCCGCACCCCAGTCAAAATCGCCGTCAAGGCGATGGCTGCCAATATGGTACTCAACCTGATTCTGATCTGGCCGCTCGACCATGTGGGGCTGGCGCTGGCGACATCCATTTCTGCCTTCATGAATGCGGGCTGGCTGCTGCATGGGCTGATCAAGGAAGGCGTGTTCCGCTGGCAACCGGGCTGGGCCATGATGCTGTTCCGGCTGGTCAGCGCTTCCATAACGCTGGTGGCGGTGTTGTTGCTGATCATGAATTGGCTGGCCGGGAACTGGCTTGAGGCTGGTGTATGGCTGCGAGTGCAGTGGATGACAGTGCTGGTGCTGGCCGGAGGGGGGGCGTATCTCCTGATGCTGCTGGTGACCGGTCTCAGGTTACGCCATCTGCGCGGTTGAACACTTTCTGAGCGGTACTCGCCGGGTTCAGAGTACGATATACTTCGCAGTCCGAAATTCTGGCGCTGGCTCGGCAACTGCATGGAACTGATACGAGGCTTACACAATCTGCGTGATCGCCACCGTGGCTGCGTGGCAACAATTGGCAACTTCGATGGTGTTCACCTGGGCCATCGCAAGGTGCTGGCGCAGGTCAAGGCAAAGGCGGCTGCGCTTGGGCTGCCGAGTGTCGTTATCATTTTCGAACCCCAGCCGCGTGAATTCTTTGGCGGCGACAGCGTGCCGCCCCGTCTGACCCGTTTTGATGAAAAGGTACGTCTGTTGGCGGCCGAGGGTGTAGACCGAGTGGTCTGCCTCAGCTTCAATGCACGCCT
This DNA window, taken from Marinobacterium iners, encodes the following:
- the rpsT gene encoding 30S ribosomal protein S20, whose protein sequence is MANSAGSKKRARQAEKRRQHNASLRSMARTYMKKVIAAIDGGDKAAAEAAFKVAQPIMDSSVTKGIFHKNKIARTKSRLTARIKAMA
- the cgtA gene encoding Obg family GTPase CgtA → MKFVDEATITVEAGKGGNGCLSFRREKFIPKGGPDGGDGGDGGSIWVEADESLNTLIDYRFTRRFKAQNGESGSGRNCTGSKGEDLILKVPVGTTIVDVDTGEVLADLTRIGQQDKIAQGGFHGLGNTRFKSSVNRAPRQTTKGSEGELRNLRLELKVLADVGLLGLPNAGKSTLIRSISAAKPKVADYPFTTLVPNLGVVRTEAHRSFVVADIPGIIEGAAEGAGLGIRFLKHLARNRVLLHLVDMAPWDETTPAQAAVTAVNELEKFSQTLAQQPRWLVLNKLDMLPEEEQDAACQAVIDALGWEGPVYRISALNKLGLTPLVHDLQDFLDARAAAIAEDPELLEQERHTRALIDEEARENLQRLRMEQRARRMADDGLDDDDFDDDDYDVEVEYVP
- the proB gene encoding glutamate 5-kinase; amino-acid sequence: MTAGRNGLTQRGRWVVKIGSALLTNDGQGLDQVAIAHWVDQLVELTRSGVEVVLVSSGSVAEGMTRLGWAGRPREIYRLQAAAAVGQMGLVQAYETNFRRHGMHTAQILLTHDDLSNRKRYLNARSTLRTLIELGVVAVVNENDTVVTSEIRFGDNDTLGALVANAVEADVLVLLTDQQGLYTADPRSNPDAELISEAMAEDERLVAMAGDGGRLGRGGMATKVRAAKLAARSGALTLIASGREPDVLLRLHRGELIGTLLLPEREPMAARKQWIAGHLQARGTLVLDAGAVMALAERGKSLLPAGVRSVSGDFSRGEMVMMMDEQGRVVARGLANYGVEDARRIIGRPSREIESLLGFMGEEELVHRDNLVLA
- the murJ gene encoding murein biosynthesis integral membrane protein MurJ gives rise to the protein MTMMSRVLGLVRDVVIANYFGASGSADAFFVAFKIPNFLRRLFAEGAFSQAFVPVLSEYRSQRDLAAVKQLVDRVAGALGSVLVLVTVIAVVGAPVLAAVFAPGFYMAGGEKFELAADMLRITFPYLLLISLTAFCGAILNSYERFAIPAFTPVLLNLCLIGSAVWLSPWFETPIMALAWGVLMAGGVQLLFQLPFLARLRLLPLPKADFKDEGVRRILKLMLPALFGVSVAQINLLLDTVLASFLQTGSVSWLYYSDRLSELPLGVFGIAIATVILPSLSRIHAEKSPERFAHTLDWAIRMILLIGLPAALALAVLAEPLIATLFHYGEMTDRDVQMAAMSLRAYAFGLLAFMLIKVLAPGYFARQNTRTPVKIAVKAMAANMVLNLILIWPLDHVGLALATSISAFMNAGWLLHGLIKEGVFRWQPGWAMMLFRLVSASITLVAVLLLIMNWLAGNWLEAGVWLRVQWMTVLVLAGGGAYLLMLLVTGLRLRHLRG